CGGGTGCCCACTGTATTAAGTCGGGCTTGGCGATGGGGCCTATTTCTTGGGTGCACATGGCGATGAGTTCGGCCTTGAGCGCGTCGCTGGGTTGTTGCCCGTTCATTAATGTTACGTAGGCGTAAATACCTTGGCCTTTAATGTCGTGGGGGTAGCCAACGACGGCAGCTTCAGCGACGGCGTCGTGTAGTACTAGTGCGCTTTCAATCTCGGCAGTGCCTAGGCGGTGGCCGGATACGTTAAGCACGTCGTCGACGCGGCCGGTAATCCAGTAGTAACCATCGTCGTCGCGGCGGGCGCCGTCACCGGTAAAATAGTAGCCTTTATAGGTGCTGAAGTAGGTGTCTATCATGCGTTGGTGGTCGCCATACACGCTGCGTATTTGGCTGGGCCACGAGTGTTTAATGGCAAGGTTGCCGGAGCCTGCGCCTTCAATTTCTTTGCCTTCGTTATCCAGCAATACCGGTTGCACGCCAAAGAAGGGGCGGGTGGCCGAACCGGGTTTTAAAGCGGTGGCGCCGGGTAGTGGAGTGAGCATATGAGCGCCGGTCTCGGTTTGCCACCACGTATCAACAATGGGGCAACGGCCTTCGCCGACGATGTTGTAATACCACTCCCACGCTTCGGGGTTGATGGGTTCGCCCACGGTGCCCAGCAATTTGAGGGATTGGCGTGAGCTGCTGGTAACAAAGCTATCGCCGGCACCCATTAATGCACGCAGGGCAGTGGGGGCGGTGTAAAAGATATTCACTTGGTGCTTGTCGCACACCTGCCAAAAACGCGAGGCATCGGGGTAGTTGGGCACGCCTTCAAACATTAAGGTAATACCGCCATTGGCCAGCGGGCCGTATAAGGTGTAACTGTGGCCGGTTACCCAGCCCACATCGGCGGTGCACCAAAACACATCGCCGTCGTGGTAATCGAAGACGTATTTGTGGGTCATGGCTGCCATTAGCAAATAACCGCCGGTGCTGTGTAATACGCCTTTGGGGCTGCCGGTGGAGCCGGAGGTGTAGAGTATAAAGAGCGGGTCTTCGCTATCCATCCACTCGGGTTCGCATTCACTGGCGGCGTCTTCTATCGCCTCGTGGTACCAAATGTCGCGGCCTGCCTGCCAAGGTATGTCAGCACCCGTGCGTTTCACCACAATGCTGCTGCGCACGTTGGGGCAGTTGGCTAGGGCTTGGTCGACGTTCTTTTTTAAGGGGATGGCTTTGCCGCCGCGCACGCCTTCATCGGCGGTAATCACGACTTGGCAATCGGAATCTAAGATGCGGTCTTTTAAGGCTTCGGGAGAAAATCCACCAAATATAACTGAGTGCACAGCACCTATGCGGGTACAGGCCAGCATGGCGTAAGCGGCTTCTACGATCATGGGCATGTAGATGCACACGCGGTCTCCTTTTTTAACGCCTTGTTGTCGTAAGACGTTAGCCAGTTTACACACTTGCTCGTGCAGCTCGTTGTAGTTAATGCTGATGTCGTCGTCCGGGTCGTCACCTTCCCAGATGATAGCGGTTTGTTCGCCACGTTTTTCCAAGTGGCGGTCTATGCAGTTAACGCTCACGTTGAGTTTGCCGCCAGTAAACCAGCTGGCTTCGCCTTTAGTAAAGTCGAATTCGCAAACTGACTGCCAAGGTTGCTGCCAGCTTAAAAACTTCTCGGCTTGTTCAGCCCAGAATATATCGGGCGTATCTACCGAGGCTTGGTACATAGCGAGGTATTGTTCGTTGTTGATATGCGCATTAGCGGCAAATTCGGCGGGCACGGGATGGGTTTTGGCTGTAAACATGGCAATCTCTTATTACTGTTATGGGGGCTCTTATGAGTGTTTTATAGGACTCTGCATAGCAAACATCATAGCGCGAGATGGCGGCGATGTCATACCGGCTCGGGGGTAACTTAAAAAGCTTTTGTTGTGCGGGTGGGTTAAATCTTATCTGAGTCATACCGGGCACCGAGCCGGTAACTAACGTTGGTGAATGCCTCGCCGCCGCTGAGTAAGCACGGTTAATGCAATAGAGGTGGTGTGTTCTGGCGGTATGTGCATGTCCTCTTTCACTGGGTACCGGCTCAAGGCCGGTAGAACCTGCCCCATGAGCAAGGAGAGTGCTCAGCGTGGCCCACGCAGTACTTTGGCCATTGGCTGCGACGGGGTATTTGATTTTTGTAGTTATGCTTTATCTAGGTACTTAGCATCTAAGGATTGTTTTTATTGAGTGAGTTGTTGGGGCACACAAGCCAAACCCCAACAGAGTCATACCGGCCTCGAGCCGGTATCCACACACCACGCGCAATAAAATACATAAAAGAAAGGGAATAAACGTCTATAGGGCTTGCCACTAAGCCAGCCCACGGCACAAGCTTTCTTACCTCTTACCTCTTACCTCTTACCTCTTACCTCTTACCTCTTAGGGCGCAGCCCTAATCAGTTAGTCGCCAACATACCCCAGTCTTGGTTGGGGTTGAGGTTGAGAGTGACGTTGTCGATAAGGCGCGGTGTGCCCAGTTGGGCGGCGGCGGCTATAACGATAAGCTCGGTGTCGTCAGTGACGTCTTTTAAGGTGTAGGCATCGCGTATGGAGAAGTAGTCGGGCTGAAAGCCGGCTGCTTTTAATGTTTCCAGCGCGTGTTGCTCTAATTCTATGTAGCTGTCGTAGCCGCAGGCTATGGCTTCACGGCAGGATTGCAGGGTTTGATGCAGTATAGGGGCGGTGTTGCGCTCTTCAGGTTTGAGGTGGCCGTTACGTGAGCTTAGCGCCAGGCCGTCTTCGGCGCGGGCGGTTTCTATACCTATGATCTCTATAGGCATGCACAGGTCTTGCACCATTTTTTTGATGATGGAGAGCTGTTGGTAATCTTTTTTACCGAAGATGGCCACGTCGGGCAAGACGATGTTAAACAGTTTCGAAACCACCGTGGCTACGCCAGTAAAATGGCCGGGGCGGTTGGCGCCGCACAGGGTTTCTGAGAGTTCGGGCACTGACACTTTGGTCTGTTGCGCCATGCCTTCGGGGTACACTTCGTCAACGCTGGGGAAAAACAGGTATTGCGCGCCTTCGGCAAAGAGTTTTTCTTTGTCGGCGACTAGGGTGCGAGGGTATTTGTTGAGGTCGTCCTGCGCATTGAACTGCAGCGGATTAACAAAAATGCTAACCACCACGACATCGGCGACCTGTTTGGCCTTGCGTACTAATTGCAAGTGGCCTTCGTGCAGGTTGCCCATGGTGGGAACAAACGCAATGCGCTTGCCGGCCAATTTCTCGCGGCTAAGCAGGTTGCGTAATTGTTTAGTAGTGGTGCATGTTTTCATACAGTTTTGTTCTACTGTGGCGTGGGCCTGGCCATAAAAATGCTAAGGCTACGTGTTTGGCTGTACGCTGTTTTCTAGAGTCCGTAGTCGCCACTGGCTGCTTGTTTACTGATCAGAAAGTGGTTAGGCGGGCAAGTATGCCCTAATCAACAGGGGGGTTCAATCCTGTAAAGTGTAAAAAATAGGGCTGTTGTTACGAAAAATTACAGTGATTTGTTACTGAAAAACTCAAAAGTGAGTTGTTAGTGTGATTATTGGGGGCTGCCAGGGTAGTTAGCCCGGTTTGTCGCCGGGCGGCTTAACGATAGCTGGATAACGGCTTTAGCCGGCAAAGGTGTGCTCTGCGCTGGGGAACTCACCGCTTTTTACCGCGTCACGGTAGCTGCTGAGGGCCTGCTGGATGCTGTCACTGCCGTTCATAAAGTTGCGTACAAATTTAGGTGTATGGCTGGAGAGGCCTAATAGGTCGTGTAGTACCAGTACCTGTGCATCGGTGTCAGCACCTGCACCTATGCCGATCACCGGTATGCTCAGGGCCTGGCTGATTTTTTTGGCGAGGTCGGCGGGTACGCACTCTAGCACCAGCAAGCTGGCGCCGGCCTGTTCCAGTTGCTTAGCGTCATCAATAATAGCCTGCGCTTGTTTGGGCTCGCGGCCTTGCACTTTATAGCCGCCCAAGCTGTTAACCGATTGCGGGGTTAGTCCCAGGTGGCCACATACCGGAATGCTGCGTTCAGTAAGGGCTAGGATGGTATCTAGCAGCCAGGCGCCGCCTTCCACTTTGATCATCTGGGCGCCGGCTTGCATTAGTGTTACTGCATTGGCTATGGCCACGTCGGTGCTGCTGTAGCTGCCAAAAGGCATATCGGTGACGACTAGGGGCTTGCTACAACCGCGGCGTACGCAGGCGGTGTGATAGGCCATATCGCTGACACTCACGGGCAGGGTGCTATCGTGGCCTTGTAATACCATGCCTAAAGAGTCACCCACTAGAATGACTTCTATACCCGCTTCTTCTACCACGTTGGCAAAGCAGGCATCGTAGCTGGTGATTACGGCAAATTTGTCACCAGCGGCTTTATGGGCTTGCAGGGTGTTAATAGTAACGGCTCTCATAATAGGCTGGCGCTCTTAAAAGATGGTTGGATTGTAGTAGTGGCGACCGTTGCGTATGTTGAGCAGGTAGTCAACAAAGTGGGCGTAGTCGCTGGGCCGGTTAATGAGGTCTATTTCTTCGGCGTTAATGATCAGCAGTGGGGCATCATCGTAGTAGAGGAAGAACTCGGTATAGGCTGCGTTAATGGCAGTTAAATACTCGCTGGAAATATTTTGCTCAAAGGTGATGCCTCGGCTTTGTATACGCGAGGTTAGTACGTCTACCGGCGCTTGTAAATAGATCACCAAATCGGGCTTGGGGGCTTCTATGGTGAGCTGTTGGTAGACTTTTTGGTATAGCTGAAATTCGTTGTGGTCCAGGGTGAGCTGGGCAAACAGGCGGTCTTTTTCGATTAAAAAGTCAGACACTTGCACAGGCTCAAAGATGTCGGCTTGGCGTTGGTCTTGAATTTGTTGCGCGCGCTGAAACAAAAAGAACAGCTGGGTGGCCAGAGCGGCATTTTTTTGGTTTTGGTAAAAACCTTCTAAAAAGGGATTGTCGCCTATATTTTCTAAGAGTGCCTGGTGGTTAAAGGTTTCTGCTAGGCGTTTGGCTAGGGTGGTTTTGCCCACGCCTATGGGGCCTTCCACGGCGATATACGCTGGCGGTTGGCGGTTTTTGAAATCGATGATGGACGCTTCATCGTTTAAGGTCACAGCAATACTCCCGTATTATTTTTTGTTTGCTATTCGCTAAGTTGGTGTAGGCCTACACTGCCGCACTGCTGCCGCAGGGTTTTTAGGCACAGCCCGTTGGCCAGCTTAAGGTCAGGGGCTAAGTCGTACAAGGGGTAGATCACAAAGTTTCGCTCGGCTATACGCGGGTGTGGCACGCTAAGCCTAGGGTGATCTATCAGCGCATCGCCGTAGGCTAGTAAGTCTAAATCCAAGGTGCGCGGCCCCCAGTGTTCTATGCGTACGCGCTGGTGTTGTTGCTCTATAGCTTGCAGCTGGTCCAGCAGGTCCAAGGCGCTGAGTGCGGTATTAAGCATCACTGCGCCATTGATGTAATCGTTTTGTTGGCNGGGGCCTATGGCGGTGCTGCCATACCAGGGCGAGCAGGCTAGCAACTCGCTATCGGCCAGTTGCGACAGGGCTTTAACCGCGTCGGTGACCTGCTGCTGGGGGTTCTCTAAGTTGCTGCCCAGCCCTATAAAACACAGCGTCATCTATAGCTACTCGTTATTGGGCTGGGGCTTGCGGGGGCGGCGGCGCTTGTTGGCAGGCGGCCGTAGTGATTTAGCCATTTGGTCGCGCTGGTTTTCGGGCTGATTTTGATAGTCCGTCCACCATTGGCCTAGGTTGCCGGTTTCTTCTCCGGCCTGTTCGCGCAGCAGTAAAAAGTCATAGGCGGCTCTAAAGCGACGATTTTCAAATAGGGTTTGGGCGCGTTTGCCACTGCGGCGAGGCAGGCGCAATTGTAAGTCCCATATTTCACGCATGGGTATGCCAAAACGCTTGGGTACGGCTGTGTGCTGTTGTTGGCGGCTGGCGACTTCTTGGCTGGCCTGATGCAGGGCGGGCACTTCGGGTATGCGTTCGGCCATCAGCTCTAGATGGCGGCGGTGTACCGCTGGCCACAGTAGGGCAGCAAAGATAAAGGCGGGGGTAACGGGTTTGCCTTGGTTAATACGCTTGTCGGTATTGCTTAAGGCGTGTTCTATCAGTGGCTCGGCCATGGGGGCGTTGCTCGCTAACACTTCTCCGGTTTCCGGAAATAAATGGGCAAATAAACCATAGTGTTTGAGCTGCTTATAGGTGTCTAGGCCTTGGCCGGACATAAATAGCTTGAGAACCTCGTCAAATAGCCGGGCTGCGGGTATATCTCTGAGGCAGCTGGCCAGTTCGGGCATGGCGGCGGCGGTGTGCTCTTCTATGTCAAAGCCCAGCTTGGCGGCAAAGCGGGCGGCACGTAACATGCGCACAGGGTCTTCGCGGTAGCGGGTTGCGGGGTCGCCGATAATACGGATGATTTTGTGTTCTAGGTCGTATAGGCCGCCGGTGTAGTCGTAGATGGCAAAGTCGGCGGTGGTGTAATAGAGGGCGTTAATGGTGAAGTCGCGGCGTATGGCGTCGTCTTCTACCGTGCCAAAGACATTGTCGCGCAATAACATGCCGCTTTCGCTTTGTACCGATTTTTTGTTGCCGGGGCGACCCTGCTCTTGTACCGGTTTGGGGCTGTGGTTACTGCGGAAGGTGGTAACTTCTATCACTTCGCGGCCAAAGCGCACATGCACTATTTTAAAGCGCCGGCCTATGATACGGGCGCCGCGAAACAGTTGCACGATTTGCTCGGGGGTGGCATCGGTGGCGACATCAAAGTCTTTGGGGTGGCCGCCTAGTAGCAAGTCGCGAACACCGCCGCCTACTAAAAAGCCCTGGTGCCCTCCCTTGCGCAAGCCGGCAATCACATTGAGCGCTGCCCGGCTAATATCTTTGCGCGAGATATTGTGTTGATCTCTGGGGATGATGTGGGGTGACCCAGGGTGGGCGTCGTCGTTATTGTTGAGCCAGCTATTAAATTTGTTGCCAGCGCCAGAAAGCCATTTCAGCATAAGTGAGTGATCTATTACTAATAAAGGTTGTGCGAACCCTAAACCTAGCCGAGTTGCTGCTGGATTATGGTGAGCGCGTTAATGGTGGGCGATATTATCACAAATGTTATCTAAGCGTTCAGCTGGGCTGTGGTTGTGGTTGTGGTTGTGGTTGTGGTTAGGATTATGGCTAGAGCTTGGACTATAGTTTTGCGGGTTTGTAGGAGGTGTAATTGTTCGGAATGATGGAGGGAAAACACTGTTTTCCCTCATCCAGGTCTCAATTGTTATTTTTATTATGGAAGACATTATTATTATTTGCGAAAAGGGAGTGCAGCTATCATGCCAAAAAATAATTTATAACTAAATCAAAGTGTTAGGGTTTGGGCTTGAGAGTATAGGGGAGGGGGCATATGGCTGTTGTTACTATTACTTACCAATGGTGTTACAACGCTACGCACTGGGTAACAGTAGGGCGGTGGCGCTTAGGATAAATACAGAGCTGAGATAATGCAGGGTAGTGGTATGGAATAAGTAGATAAAGGCTTGGGGAGAGCGATGACGGGGAAGATTTCTCTTCCCCATCCAGGTCTCATGTTTTTATTATTATTTTATAAAATATTATTATTATTTATTATTGTTATTATGGCTAGGGTAATGCACTAGCTGTGCCAACTTTTAAATATCTTTATAATCAATGAGTTAGATAATTCTTTGACGTAGAGTAGCGAAGGGGTAGAGGGCTTTGTTACCGAATGTTTCGCCGACTGTTACATTTATAGGGTTGGGGTAACATAAACATTTGGCTTTGCAGCGTGTTTATAGCTATGAGGAATACAAAAAAAATTTTATAGGAGGAAATAGTTGTGAAACGGCTAGGCAAGCCTTTTTTTCGGTATTATTTCACAAAAATAATAGCCTTAGGCCTGCTTATTGGTTTTTTTCCTGGGGATTCCTAGGCGCTGACGACGTTCCCATAAGCATTTACGGCTCACGCCTAGCTTTTTAGCGAGTTCGGTTTCGTTCATGCTGTCTTGGTGTTCCAGTACGAAATGCTGGAAGTAGTCATCTAGCGATAGGCTGTCTTTAGTGGGCGCAGGTACGTTGGCGCCGTTGTTGGGGAATGCCGTGTTGGCGAAGGGGTTGTTGGCAAAGGGGCTGGTTTGTGGCGCCGCCTCAAAATGTAGTAGGTCGTCTTTGTTTAAGGGTTTGCGTAATTGGTTTACATGCACCAGCTGGAGGTCGATATTGAGCAGATCGTCACTAATCTCATCACCTTCGGCCAAAATCACCGCGCGGGAAATGACGTTTTCTAATTCTCTGACATTGCCTGGCCAGTGGTAGGTGGTAATCGCTTGCACCGCCTTGGGAGATAGGTGCATGGGGCCTTTGTGGTGCTCTTCGCTGCAACGGCCCAATAGCGTTTCGGCAATTTCTAGTATGTCTTTGCCGCGGTTGCGCAGTGGCGGTAACACTAGCTGCATCACGTTGATGCGGTAGTAGAGGTCGGGGCGAAAGAGGTTTTGCTCGGATAGGTGTTTGAGGTCTCTGTGGGTGGCGCAAATAAGACGCACATCCACTTTCATGGTTTGAGTAGCGCCTATGCGGCGGACTTCATCTTCTTGTATAAAGCGCAGCAGTCGCGCCTGTGCTTCTAGTGGCAGTTCGCCGATCTCATCTAGGAATAAGGTGCCGCCATCGGCCGCTTCTATCAGCCCCATGCGATTAGTGTGGGCGCCGGTAAAAGCCCCTTTTTCGTAGCCGAATAGCTCGGACTCTATGAGGGTTTCGGGTATGGCTGCGCAATTGACGCAGATGATAGGTTTGTTGGCGCGGCTGCTGAGTTTGTGTATGGAGGTGGCTACCAGCTCTTTACCGGTGCCGGTTTCGCCATGTACGAGTACGGTGGTGTCAGTGGGGGCCACCTTTTTAATATGTTCGTATAGCTCTAGCATGGGTTTGCAGCTACCCAGCATATTACCTAGCTGGGGCTGGCCACGGTGTTGGGTGGCGGTGGTGTTTTTAGGGTGTTTGTTGGGGCTGTGCTGGCTGATGATATTGGCTACGGATTGCAGCAGATTGTCGTGGTCAAAAGGCTTGGCGATGTAATCGACGGCGCCGGATTTCATGCTGTCTACCGCCGACTTCATACTGGCGTAGCTGGTCATAATCAGTACTGGGGTGTTGTCTACCTGTTTAATCAGGTCGGTGCCGGGCGCGCCTGGCAGGCGCAGGTCGCTGATAATCAAATCAAAGCTGTGTTTGTTGATGTTTTGTAAGGCTTCGCTAACCGAGCCCGCTTCGCTCACTTGGTAATTGTTGCGCTCTAATAGACGGCGTAGAGCTGTGCGTATAACCGCTTCATCTTCAACAATTAAAATGTGCTCCATGTGTGGCTCTCAATCTATGTTGTGGCTGGAAGTGTTACCAAGGGGAACAACATACTCTTTCTTTTGGCTTTTTTAAAGTGGTAATAGTACTGGCTGTCACTTTTTTAACCAATTTGAGCTAGGGTGGCGGGCAGGTTAACAATAAAGCGAGTGCCCTTGAGGTTAGGGGGTACAGGGCTTTCTACGCTAATGCTGCCGTCTAAATCCTCAACAATGCTGTACACCAGTGATAAGCCTAGGCCGGTGCCGGCACCCGCCTCTTTGGTGGTAAAGAAGGGATCGAAGATTTGCTCTTGCTGTTCGCTGCTAATACCCGAGCCCTGATCGGAGACGCTGATCAGTACCCGTCCCTGTTGCTGTTCGGCGCTGACTAACACGCTGCTATTGGCTGGGCTGGCATCGCGGGCATTGCTTAGCAGGTTAACCATGATTTGCTGCAGCCGCTGGGCGTCGCCTAGCGCATAGAGTTGCTCGGGGCAGTGATTTTGAAAGTCTATGGGCTTGGCCTCGGTATTGAGGGCGAGTAGGTGTATGGCCTCGGCGGCACAGTTGTGTATGTCTACCGCTTCATTTTGATGCTGGGGGTTGTTGCCGGCATGGGCAAAGTTCACCAGGGTTTGCACGATTTTGGAGATACGGTCGGTTTGCTGCAAGATCTCTTGGGCGGTGGCTAGGCTGTCGGGGTTGTCGGTGTCATAGCGCAGGTTTTGCGCTAGGCAGGCGATACCGGTGACGGGGTTGCCTATCTCATGGGCTACCCCAGCGGCCAACCGGCCTATAGAGGCTAGCCGTTCGCTGTGAGTGAGTTCGTGTTCT
This portion of the Dasania marina DSM 21967 genome encodes:
- the acs gene encoding acetate--CoA ligase, whose protein sequence is MFTAKTHPVPAEFAANAHINNEQYLAMYQASVDTPDIFWAEQAEKFLSWQQPWQSVCEFDFTKGEASWFTGGKLNVSVNCIDRHLEKRGEQTAIIWEGDDPDDDISINYNELHEQVCKLANVLRQQGVKKGDRVCIYMPMIVEAAYAMLACTRIGAVHSVIFGGFSPEALKDRILDSDCQVVITADEGVRGGKAIPLKKNVDQALANCPNVRSSIVVKRTGADIPWQAGRDIWYHEAIEDAASECEPEWMDSEDPLFILYTSGSTGSPKGVLHSTGGYLLMAAMTHKYVFDYHDGDVFWCTADVGWVTGHSYTLYGPLANGGITLMFEGVPNYPDASRFWQVCDKHQVNIFYTAPTALRALMGAGDSFVTSSSRQSLKLLGTVGEPINPEAWEWYYNIVGEGRCPIVDTWWQTETGAHMLTPLPGATALKPGSATRPFFGVQPVLLDNEGKEIEGAGSGNLAIKHSWPSQIRSVYGDHQRMIDTYFSTYKGYYFTGDGARRDDDGYYWITGRVDDVLNVSGHRLGTAEIESALVLHDAVAEAAVVGYPHDIKGQGIYAYVTLMNGQQPSDALKAELIAMCTQEIGPIAKPDLIQWAPGLPKTRSGKIMRRILRKLAANEIDTLGDTSTLADPAVVDELMANRLNQ
- the panC gene encoding pantoate--beta-alanine ligase: MKTCTTTKQLRNLLSREKLAGKRIAFVPTMGNLHEGHLQLVRKAKQVADVVVVSIFVNPLQFNAQDDLNKYPRTLVADKEKLFAEGAQYLFFPSVDEVYPEGMAQQTKVSVPELSETLCGANRPGHFTGVATVVSKLFNIVLPDVAIFGKKDYQQLSIIKKMVQDLCMPIEIIGIETARAEDGLALSSRNGHLKPEERNTAPILHQTLQSCREAIACGYDSYIELEQHALETLKAAGFQPDYFSIRDAYTLKDVTDDTELIVIAAAAQLGTPRLIDNVTLNLNPNQDWGMLATN
- the panB gene encoding 3-methyl-2-oxobutanoate hydroxymethyltransferase, whose product is MRAVTINTLQAHKAAGDKFAVITSYDACFANVVEEAGIEVILVGDSLGMVLQGHDSTLPVSVSDMAYHTACVRRGCSKPLVVTDMPFGSYSSTDVAIANAVTLMQAGAQMIKVEGGAWLLDTILALTERSIPVCGHLGLTPQSVNSLGGYKVQGREPKQAQAIIDDAKQLEQAGASLLVLECVPADLAKKISQALSIPVIGIGAGADTDAQVLVLHDLLGLSSHTPKFVRNFMNGSDSIQQALSSYRDAVKSGEFPSAEHTFAG
- a CDS encoding deoxynucleoside kinase → MTLNDEASIIDFKNRQPPAYIAVEGPIGVGKTTLAKRLAETFNHQALLENIGDNPFLEGFYQNQKNAALATQLFFLFQRAQQIQDQRQADIFEPVQVSDFLIEKDRLFAQLTLDHNEFQLYQKVYQQLTIEAPKPDLVIYLQAPVDVLTSRIQSRGITFEQNISSEYLTAINAAYTEFFLYYDDAPLLIINAEEIDLINRPSDYAHFVDYLLNIRNGRHYYNPTIF
- the folK gene encoding 2-amino-4-hydroxy-6-hydroxymethyldihydropteridine diphosphokinase is translated as MTLCFIGLGSNLENPQQQVTDAVKALSQLADSELLACSPWYGSTAIGPXQQNDYINGAVMLNTALSALDLLDQLQAIEQQHQRVRIEHWGPRTLDLDLLAYGDALIDHPRLSVPHPRIAERNFVIYPLYDLAPDLKLANGLCLKTLRQQCGSVGLHQLSE
- the pcnB gene encoding polynucleotide adenylyltransferase PcnB translates to MLKWLSGAGNKFNSWLNNNDDAHPGSPHIIPRDQHNISRKDISRAALNVIAGLRKGGHQGFLVGGGVRDLLLGGHPKDFDVATDATPEQIVQLFRGARIIGRRFKIVHVRFGREVIEVTTFRSNHSPKPVQEQGRPGNKKSVQSESGMLLRDNVFGTVEDDAIRRDFTINALYYTTADFAIYDYTGGLYDLEHKIIRIIGDPATRYREDPVRMLRAARFAAKLGFDIEEHTAAAMPELASCLRDIPAARLFDEVLKLFMSGQGLDTYKQLKHYGLFAHLFPETGEVLASNAPMAEPLIEHALSNTDKRINQGKPVTPAFIFAALLWPAVHRRHLELMAERIPEVPALHQASQEVASRQQQHTAVPKRFGIPMREIWDLQLRLPRRSGKRAQTLFENRRFRAAYDFLLLREQAGEETGNLGQWWTDYQNQPENQRDQMAKSLRPPANKRRRPRKPQPNNE
- a CDS encoding sigma-54-dependent transcriptional regulator, encoding MEHILIVEDEAVIRTALRRLLERNNYQVSEAGSVSEALQNINKHSFDLIISDLRLPGAPGTDLIKQVDNTPVLIMTSYASMKSAVDSMKSGAVDYIAKPFDHDNLLQSVANIISQHSPNKHPKNTTATQHRGQPQLGNMLGSCKPMLELYEHIKKVAPTDTTVLVHGETGTGKELVATSIHKLSSRANKPIICVNCAAIPETLIESELFGYEKGAFTGAHTNRMGLIEAADGGTLFLDEIGELPLEAQARLLRFIQEDEVRRIGATQTMKVDVRLICATHRDLKHLSEQNLFRPDLYYRINVMQLVLPPLRNRGKDILEIAETLLGRCSEEHHKGPMHLSPKAVQAITTYHWPGNVRELENVISRAVILAEGDEISDDLLNIDLQLVHVNQLRKPLNKDDLLHFEAAPQTSPFANNPFANTAFPNNGANVPAPTKDSLSLDDYFQHFVLEHQDSMNETELAKKLGVSRKCLWERRQRLGIPRKKTNKQA